One genomic segment of Alphaproteobacteria bacterium HT1-32 includes these proteins:
- the argH gene encoding argininosuccinate lyase produces MTQSNDMWGGRFAAGPSEIMERINASIDFDQRLYAQDIRASVAHCRMLVAQSIIGAEDGDAIIDGLQKIEGEIESGNFTFSSALEDIHMNVESRLADLIGASAGRLHTGRSRNDQVATDFRLWVRDAIDNVDQSLADLQAAFIDQAEAGADIVMPGFTHLQTAQPVTFGHHMLAYVEMIGRDRSRLADCRRRLNESPLGAAALAGTSFPIDRHATAAALGFDRPTANSLDSVSDRDFAMEYLSALSILGIHLSRFAEETVIWCSAQFRFITLTDAFTTGSSIMPQKRNPDAAELVRAKSGRLFGCLQGFMVVMKGLSLTYSKDMQEDKEPVFEATDTIALCIAATAGMVRDMKPNADVLRQAAGQGFSTATDLADWLVRSLGMPFRRAHHVTGTLVKMAEDRSVGLEDLTLADMQSVEPGITGDIFDVLGVDNSVASRTSFGGTAPANVRAAVVEARKRFLKEA; encoded by the coding sequence ATGACGCAGTCGAATGATATGTGGGGCGGCCGGTTTGCGGCTGGTCCCTCCGAAATTATGGAACGCATTAACGCCTCGATCGATTTCGATCAGCGGCTCTATGCACAGGATATCCGCGCCTCTGTCGCTCATTGTCGTATGCTGGTCGCGCAGTCGATCATCGGTGCAGAAGATGGCGATGCTATAATTGATGGCCTGCAGAAGATCGAAGGTGAGATCGAAAGCGGCAATTTTACTTTTTCGTCAGCCCTGGAAGACATTCATATGAATGTCGAATCCCGGCTGGCTGATCTGATCGGCGCATCGGCGGGCCGGTTGCATACCGGACGTTCCCGTAACGATCAGGTCGCAACCGATTTTCGTCTGTGGGTCCGCGATGCCATCGACAATGTCGATCAGTCGCTGGCTGACCTGCAGGCCGCGTTCATTGACCAGGCAGAGGCGGGGGCGGATATCGTCATGCCCGGATTCACCCATTTGCAGACGGCGCAGCCTGTCACTTTCGGCCATCACATGCTGGCTTATGTCGAGATGATCGGTCGTGATCGTTCACGGCTGGCGGATTGCCGCCGGCGGTTGAATGAATCGCCGCTTGGTGCTGCGGCACTGGCGGGAACGTCCTTCCCGATTGACCGTCATGCCACGGCGGCGGCGCTCGGCTTTGACCGGCCAACGGCGAATTCGCTCGATTCCGTTTCGGACCGGGATTTCGCCATGGAATATCTGTCGGCATTGTCCATTCTTGGTATTCACCTCTCCCGCTTTGCCGAGGAAACGGTGATCTGGTGTTCGGCACAGTTTCGTTTCATCACGCTGACCGACGCCTTTACCACGGGCTCGTCAATCATGCCGCAGAAACGCAATCCGGATGCGGCGGAACTGGTGCGGGCCAAGTCCGGACGGCTGTTCGGTTGTCTGCAGGGCTTCATGGTGGTCATGAAGGGCCTGTCCCTGACCTATTCCAAGGATATGCAGGAAGACAAGGAGCCGGTATTCGAAGCGACAGACACTATTGCGCTCTGCATTGCCGCGACGGCAGGCATGGTCCGTGACATGAAGCCGAATGCGGATGTGCTCCGGCAGGCTGCGGGGCAGGGCTTTTCCACCGCGACAGATCTTGCGGACTGGCTGGTGCGCAGTCTGGGCATGCCGTTTCGGCGTGCGCATCACGTCACCGGAACGCTGGTGAAGATGGCTGAGGACCGCTCCGTTGGTCTGGAAGACCTGACCCTGGCTGACATGCAGTCGGTTGAACCGGGGATAACCGGGGATATCTTTGACGTTCTTGGTGTTGATAATTCTGTTGCGTCACGCACCAGCTTTGGCGGCACGGCCCCGGCGAATGTCCGGGCGGCTGTTGTCGAGGCACGTAAGCGCTTTCTGAAGGAGGCATGA
- a CDS encoding cob(I)yrinic acid a,c-diamide adenosyltransferase, which yields MVTLDKIYTRGGDAGQTSLGDGKRVDKHSLRVAAYGTSDEANGVIGMARLHSDGEVDAMLSRIQNDLFDLGADLCTPEDGRKAEGALRISPEQVARLEQEIDAMNVDLAPLKSFILPGGTPLAAHLHLARTVVRRAERIMTELAAIEQINPDVIRYVNRLSDHLFVLARVANDNGRTDVLWQPGANR from the coding sequence ATGGTAACGCTCGACAAGATCTACACCCGTGGCGGCGATGCCGGACAGACATCGCTGGGCGATGGCAAGCGCGTTGACAAGCACAGTCTGCGGGTCGCGGCCTACGGCACCAGTGATGAGGCAAACGGCGTCATCGGCATGGCACGGCTGCACAGTGACGGTGAGGTCGATGCGATGCTAAGCCGCATCCAGAACGACCTTTTTGATCTGGGTGCCGATCTCTGCACCCCGGAAGACGGACGCAAGGCCGAGGGAGCGCTCCGCATTTCACCGGAACAGGTGGCGCGGCTGGAGCAGGAGATTGATGCCATGAATGTTGACCTTGCACCGCTGAAATCATTCATCCTGCCGGGGGGAACACCGCTGGCGGCGCATCTGCATCTGGCCCGCACCGTGGTTCGGCGGGCCGAGCGTATCATGACAGAACTTGCCGCAATCGAGCAGATCAATCCGGATGTCATCCGCTATGTAAACCGCCTGTCGGACCATTTGTTCGTGCTGGCCCGCGTTGCAAACGACAATGGCCGGACGGACGTTCTCTGGCAGCCGGGAGCGAACCGCTGA
- a CDS encoding electron transfer flavoprotein subunit alpha/FixB family protein, translating to MAILVLAEHDNSELKPATLNAVGAAKAIGSDVTLLVAGESCQAVADAAAKVEGVSKVLLADNAIYSNRLAEDTASLLVKLAGDYSHVLAPATTSGKNILPRVAALLDVAQISDISGVESDDTFIRPIYAGNALATVQSSDSIKIITVRTTGFDAVAAEGGSASIETVDAADSTGLSTHVGAELSSSERPELTSAKVIISGGRGMQSGDNFVMLEKIADKLGAAVGASRAAVDAGFVPNDYQVGQTGKIVAPDLYIAVGISGAIQHLAGMKDSKVIVAINKDEEAPIFQVADYGLVADLFNAVPELEAALDNA from the coding sequence ATGGCTATTCTGGTACTGGCCGAGCATGATAACTCGGAACTGAAACCCGCCACTCTCAATGCAGTTGGCGCGGCCAAGGCAATCGGATCGGATGTCACCCTGCTGGTCGCAGGCGAATCCTGCCAGGCCGTTGCGGATGCCGCTGCGAAGGTTGAGGGCGTCTCGAAGGTACTGCTGGCTGACAATGCGATCTACAGCAACCGTCTTGCAGAAGATACCGCGAGCCTTCTGGTGAAACTGGCCGGTGACTACAGCCATGTGCTGGCCCCGGCGACAACATCCGGCAAGAACATCCTGCCACGCGTTGCAGCCCTGCTGGACGTGGCGCAGATTTCGGACATTTCCGGGGTTGAAAGCGACGATACCTTCATCCGTCCGATCTATGCCGGTAATGCGCTGGCGACGGTTCAGAGTTCGGACAGCATCAAGATCATCACGGTGCGGACAACCGGTTTTGATGCGGTTGCTGCCGAAGGTGGCTCTGCCTCGATTGAGACGGTTGATGCCGCGGACAGCACAGGTCTTTCGACCCATGTCGGTGCGGAACTTTCCAGCTCTGAGCGCCCGGAACTGACCAGCGCGAAGGTCATCATTTCCGGTGGCCGTGGCATGCAGTCCGGCGATAATTTCGTCATGCTTGAAAAGATTGCGGACAAGCTGGGTGCTGCTGTCGGTGCTTCCCGTGCCGCTGTCGACGCAGGCTTTGTGCCGAACGATTATCAGGTCGGCCAGACCGGCAAGATCGTGGCGCCGGACCTTTATATTGCTGTCGGGATTTCCGGGGCGATCCAGCATCTCGCAGGGATGAAGGATTCCAAGGTTATTGTTGCAATCAACAAGGACGAGGAAGCACCGATTTTCCAGGTGGCTGACTATGGTCTTGTTGCAGACCTTTTCAATGCCGTGCCGGAACTTGAGGCGGCACTGGATAATGCTTGA
- the ccrA gene encoding crotonyl-CoA carboxylase/reductase, translated as MTNTAEIIDFTAHGEKKDLYEIGEIPPLGHVPKQMHAWAIRRDRHGPPDKSFRDEIVDVPTVDSHDVLVMVMAAGVNYNGVWAGLGEPISVFDVHKADYHIAGSDASGIVWAVGSKVTRFKVGDEVVVHCNQDDGDDEECNGGDPMFSPTQRIWGYETPDGSFAQFCRVQAQQCMPRPKHLTWEESGCYVLTLATAYRMLFGHRPHILRPGHNVLVWGASGGLGSMAIQLINTAGANAIGIISEENKREFVHSLGATGVINRKDFNCWGQLPPVNGDAFGNYMKECRKFGKAIWEFTGKGNDVDFVFEHPGEATFPVSCFVVKRGGMVVFCAGTTGYNLTMDARFVWMRQKRIQGSHFANLKQAAQANRLMIERRIDPCMSEVFGWDDIPGAHTKMMANEHKPGNMAVLVQAKRPGLRTLEDCIEG; from the coding sequence ATGACAAACACAGCAGAAATCATCGATTTCACCGCGCACGGTGAGAAAAAGGACCTGTATGAGATCGGCGAAATTCCGCCGCTTGGGCATGTCCCGAAGCAGATGCATGCCTGGGCGATCCGTCGCGACCGGCATGGTCCGCCCGACAAATCCTTCCGGGACGAGATTGTCGATGTACCGACTGTCGACAGTCATGATGTGCTGGTCATGGTGATGGCTGCGGGCGTCAACTACAACGGCGTCTGGGCGGGGCTGGGTGAGCCGATCTCTGTCTTTGATGTTCATAAAGCCGACTATCATATCGCCGGCTCGGATGCCTCGGGCATTGTCTGGGCAGTGGGATCGAAGGTTACCCGCTTCAAGGTTGGTGATGAGGTGGTTGTCCATTGCAATCAGGATGATGGCGATGACGAGGAATGTAATGGTGGCGACCCGATGTTCTCGCCAACCCAGCGTATCTGGGGATACGAGACGCCGGATGGCTCCTTTGCCCAGTTCTGCCGCGTCCAGGCACAGCAATGTATGCCACGCCCGAAACATCTGACCTGGGAAGAAAGCGGCTGCTATGTGCTGACGCTGGCCACTGCCTATCGCATGTTGTTTGGCCATCGTCCGCATATTCTGCGGCCGGGCCATAATGTGCTGGTCTGGGGGGCTTCTGGTGGTCTTGGTTCCATGGCCATCCAGCTCATCAATACGGCGGGTGCCAATGCCATCGGCATCATTTCGGAAGAGAACAAACGGGAATTCGTCCATTCACTTGGTGCAACCGGTGTCATCAACCGCAAGGACTTCAATTGCTGGGGCCAGTTGCCGCCGGTGAATGGCGACGCGTTTGGCAATTACATGAAGGAATGCCGCAAGTTCGGGAAAGCGATCTGGGAATTTACCGGCAAGGGTAATGATGTCGATTTTGTCTTTGAACATCCGGGTGAGGCAACCTTCCCGGTTTCCTGTTTCGTGGTAAAGCGCGGCGGTATGGTTGTGTTCTGTGCCGGGACCACGGGTTACAACCTGACCATGGATGCCCGGTTCGTCTGGATGCGCCAGAAGCGCATTCAGGGCAGTCACTTTGCCAATCTGAAACAGGCGGCACAGGCTAACCGCCTGATGATCGAGCGTCGCATTGATCCCTGTATGTCGGAAGTCTTTGGGTGGGATGATATTCCCGGTGCCCATACCAAGATGATGGCGAACGAGCACAAGCCCGGCAATATGGCGGTTCTGGTTCAGGCAAAACGTCCGGGGCTGCGGACGCTGGAAGACTGCATCGAGGGCTGA
- a CDS encoding acyl-CoA dehydrogenase, producing the protein MPEAIADAHITTSDLFTACRSALGSADSLLAAARQGVAGLVSRDGKVDNAAFEREQFAAHGLSWTTTYVEGLRQMLAWGERLQEVGNFRELEQLILRAAYGEYLNQLAGGLSLSQGEVLRPADMGVPAEAVAAFLTEDVRLLQTTGNTPPVRARIAELIADGDFGNPGFDDDMLGMVQDQFRRFCEDKVTPFAHDWHLRDELIPIEVVEEMAELGVFGLTVPEEWGGLGMGKMAMCVVTEELSRAYIGVGSLGTRSEIAAELIRLGGTDGQKEHYLPKIASGEILPTAVFTEPNTGSDLGALRTRAVRDGDSYKVTGNKTWITHAARTDMMTLLARTDPDQPGYKGLSMFLAEKPRGTADNPFPADGMTGGEIEVLGYRGMKEYELGFDGFDVPAGQLLGGEEGQGFKQLMATFESARIQTAARAVGVAQNAMELGMAYAQDRVQFGKPIYGFPRVHGKIAWMAVETMIARQLTYHSAREKDSDRRCDVEAGMAKLLGARVAWSNADNALQIHGGNGYALEYPISRVICDARILNIFEGAAEIQAHVIARGLLNRRN; encoded by the coding sequence ATGCCTGAAGCCATTGCCGACGCCCATATCACGACCAGTGACCTGTTCACTGCCTGCCGCTCTGCTCTCGGTTCCGCCGATAGCCTGCTGGCTGCGGCCCGTCAGGGTGTGGCCGGTCTGGTCAGCCGGGACGGCAAGGTTGATAACGCGGCCTTCGAGCGGGAACAGTTTGCGGCCCACGGCCTGTCCTGGACCACGACCTATGTCGAAGGTCTGCGGCAGATGCTGGCCTGGGGCGAACGGCTTCAGGAGGTCGGGAATTTCAGAGAGCTGGAGCAGCTGATCCTGCGGGCGGCATATGGTGAATATCTCAACCAGCTTGCCGGTGGCCTGTCGCTCAGTCAGGGCGAAGTTCTGCGCCCGGCCGATATGGGTGTCCCGGCAGAAGCTGTTGCGGCCTTCCTGACAGAGGATGTGCGCCTGTTGCAGACGACCGGCAACACGCCCCCGGTGCGGGCCCGGATCGCAGAACTCATCGCTGATGGTGACTTTGGCAATCCCGGTTTCGATGATGACATGCTGGGGATGGTGCAGGACCAGTTTCGTCGCTTCTGCGAAGACAAGGTCACGCCCTTTGCCCATGACTGGCATCTGCGGGATGAACTGATCCCGATTGAGGTCGTCGAGGAGATGGCTGAACTCGGTGTCTTCGGTCTGACCGTGCCAGAGGAATGGGGCGGTCTCGGCATGGGCAAGATGGCGATGTGCGTGGTGACAGAAGAACTCAGCCGCGCCTATATCGGCGTTGGCTCGCTCGGCACCCGCTCCGAAATTGCCGCAGAACTGATCCGCCTCGGCGGGACGGACGGCCAGAAGGAACATTATCTGCCGAAGATTGCCTCCGGGGAAATTCTGCCAACCGCTGTCTTTACGGAACCGAATACGGGTTCTGATCTGGGGGCGCTGCGGACCCGCGCCGTGCGGGATGGCGACAGCTATAAGGTGACAGGCAACAAGACCTGGATTACCCATGCCGCCCGCACCGACATGATGACCCTGCTGGCCCGGACCGACCCGGATCAGCCCGGCTACAAGGGCCTGTCCATGTTTCTGGCGGAGAAGCCACGCGGCACGGCGGACAATCCGTTCCCGGCAGACGGCATGACCGGTGGCGAGATCGAAGTGCTCGGCTATCGCGGCATGAAAGAATACGAACTGGGTTTTGACGGCTTTGATGTCCCCGCCGGTCAGTTGCTCGGTGGCGAGGAAGGGCAGGGCTTCAAACAGCTGATGGCGACGTTCGAGAGCGCCCGCATCCAGACCGCCGCCCGCGCCGTCGGTGTTGCCCAGAACGCCATGGAACTGGGCATGGCCTATGCGCAGGACCGGGTGCAGTTCGGCAAACCGATCTATGGCTTCCCCCGCGTTCATGGCAAGATCGCGTGGATGGCAGTGGAAACCATGATCGCCCGTCAGCTTACCTATCACTCAGCCCGAGAGAAGGATTCAGACCGTCGCTGCGATGTCGAAGCGGGCATGGCCAAGCTGCTGGGCGCCCGGGTTGCCTGGTCGAATGCCGACAACGCCCTGCAAATTCACGGCGGCAACGGCTATGCGCTGGAATATCCGATCAGCCGCGTCATCTGTGACGCCCGCATCCTCAACATCTTCGAAGGCGCGGCAGAGATACAGGCCCATGTGATCGCACGCGGGCTGCTCAACCGACGGAACTGA
- a CDS encoding redoxin family protein, with protein sequence MSQAVYAGEFRMIPLIRAIAILLIMTPALAVAGPPKNYERLDSETSLPSDSFTNGLGVEMQLGDFHGKVVLLNLWATWCGPCVREMPHLDKLQAMLGGADFEVVALSSDRGGVEKVEPFFRRTNVDHLEIYLDPKNRIARALGARGLPTTYIIDAEGRLLGSVAGALDWTAPEIVDWLKGIIARRQEQALAG encoded by the coding sequence ATGTCTCAAGCCGTTTACGCCGGAGAATTCAGAATGATACCGCTCATCAGGGCCATCGCCATCCTGCTGATCATGACGCCTGCACTGGCTGTCGCCGGTCCGCCAAAGAACTATGAACGGCTGGACAGCGAAACCAGCCTCCCGTCCGATAGCTTCACCAACGGTCTGGGTGTCGAAATGCAGCTGGGTGATTTTCACGGCAAGGTGGTGCTGCTCAATCTCTGGGCGACATGGTGCGGCCCCTGCGTCCGGGAGATGCCGCATCTGGATAAATTGCAGGCAATGCTGGGCGGAGCCGACTTTGAGGTCGTTGCCCTGTCATCAGACCGGGGTGGCGTCGAGAAGGTCGAACCCTTCTTCCGCCGCACCAATGTCGATCATCTGGAGATTTATCTGGATCCGAAAAACCGGATAGCCCGGGCGCTCGGAGCCCGCGGTCTGCCGACAACCTATATCATTGACGCCGAAGGCCGATTGCTCGGCTCTGTCGCCGGCGCACTGGACTGGACTGCACCGGAAATCGTCGACTGGCTGAAAGGCATTATCGCCCGGCGTCAGGAACAGGCACTGGCCGGGTAA
- a CDS encoding electron transfer flavoprotein subunit beta/FixA family protein: MKVLVAVKRVIDYNVKIRVKADQSGVETANVKMSMNPFDEIGVEEAVRLKEAGIATEIIALSVGPQQSQETIRTALAMGADRGILVQTDDEVQPLSVAKIFKAIVEKEEPGLVILGKQAIDDDSNQTGQMLSALMGWAQGTFASKITVDGDKLNVTREVDGGLESIVLKLPAIVTTDLRLNEPRYASLPNIMKAKKKPIDTTTPDELGVDITPRLKTLKVVEPPKREAGVMVESVAELVDKLKNEAKVI, from the coding sequence ATGAAGGTACTCGTCGCAGTCAAACGCGTCATCGACTATAACGTCAAGATACGCGTCAAAGCGGACCAGTCGGGGGTCGAAACGGCCAACGTCAAGATGTCCATGAATCCATTCGATGAAATCGGTGTCGAAGAAGCCGTTCGCCTCAAAGAGGCTGGCATTGCCACTGAAATCATCGCGCTTTCCGTCGGCCCGCAGCAGTCGCAGGAAACCATCCGTACGGCGCTGGCCATGGGTGCAGACCGCGGCATTCTGGTTCAGACCGATGACGAAGTGCAGCCCCTGTCGGTTGCGAAGATCTTCAAGGCCATTGTCGAGAAAGAGGAGCCGGGTCTGGTTATCCTTGGCAAACAGGCCATTGACGATGACAGCAACCAGACCGGACAGATGCTTTCTGCGCTTATGGGCTGGGCACAGGGCACCTTCGCCTCCAAAATCACCGTGGATGGCGACAAGCTGAACGTCACCCGCGAAGTTGACGGTGGTCTGGAAAGCATCGTTCTGAAGCTGCCGGCCATTGTGACGACTGACCTGCGGCTGAACGAGCCGCGTTATGCCTCCCTGCCGAACATCATGAAGGCGAAGAAGAAGCCGATTGATACAACAACACCTGATGAACTCGGTGTTGATATCACGCCACGGCTGAAAACCCTGAAAGTTGTTGAGCCGCCGAAGCGTGAAGCCGGTGTGATGGTGGAAAGCGTCGCCGAACTGGTCGACAAGCTGAAGAACGAAGCGAAGGTGATCTGA
- a CDS encoding adenylosuccinate lyase family protein — protein MAGTGEGEDTEHQHGYRGKPANHHQIRKERVHSPNMDPIIGSSTGNLQTARILIRKRPLTPERVQNEGKAKPVPKEKEAKVESDTHASVAISSSLTTIPAPSLCSGPQLMTDLPTPQEIRDLFTRESLWQSYLDVEAAMSLEQGNIGMIPMAAGEEIAAKANLTVIPAEKLAADIAVTRAPVASIARLLSAACSPEAAGYVHWGGTTQNISQTGRILLMKRAHASLMDRLDRVMAHLCQMAEDTADMPAVSRTNHRQALPVTMGYKLAIAIEELQRHQERFAEVSKRTFTSQMGGAVGAMHAWGKDGPALNVAVSKRLGLGHLHIPARSAIDHISEYVLLLALFGTSIGRIVSEFYLMMGDEYGEVIEDLGADVIGSSTMPHKVNSKLAVKVIADAARLRSFVPTAFEAMQPKNESDSATNHLMYDCTSGPVSLAYDMLTDLEALLPALRLVPEAMQKNLNLTGGLIAAENVMMTLAPKLGRTHAHDLVHHAAAVAVAQSIPFIDALMSDAEIAGATDRAGLEAALDAGNYTGLAEQLTRETVRKVRLI, from the coding sequence ATGGCCGGAACGGGTGAAGGTGAAGATACCGAACATCAGCACGGCTATCGTGGCAAACCCGCCAATCATCACCAGATAAGGAAGGAAAGAGTTCATTCTCCGAATATGGACCCGATCATCGGGAGTTCCACCGGAAATTTACAAACAGCCCGGATTCTCATCCGCAAACGCCCCCTCACCCCGGAACGGGTTCAGAATGAGGGGAAAGCAAAACCGGTTCCAAAGGAGAAGGAAGCAAAAGTTGAAAGCGATACTCATGCATCTGTTGCAATATCTTCATCACTGACGACAATTCCGGCACCTTCACTCTGTTCCGGACCCCAGCTCATGACCGACCTTCCCACGCCTCAGGAAATCCGCGATCTGTTTACGCGGGAAAGTCTCTGGCAATCCTACCTTGATGTCGAAGCCGCCATGTCGCTGGAACAGGGCAACATCGGCATGATCCCGATGGCTGCCGGTGAAGAAATCGCTGCGAAGGCAAACCTGACGGTTATACCGGCAGAAAAACTTGCCGCAGACATCGCCGTCACCCGTGCCCCCGTCGCTTCTATTGCCCGGCTGCTGTCCGCAGCCTGCTCACCGGAAGCCGCCGGCTACGTCCACTGGGGCGGAACCACACAGAATATCAGCCAGACCGGCCGTATCCTGCTGATGAAGCGCGCCCATGCCTCCCTGATGGACCGGCTGGACCGCGTCATGGCACATCTTTGCCAGATGGCGGAAGACACCGCAGACATGCCCGCCGTCAGCCGGACCAACCACCGTCAGGCCCTGCCCGTTACCATGGGCTACAAGCTGGCCATCGCCATCGAGGAACTGCAACGCCATCAGGAACGGTTTGCGGAGGTCAGCAAACGCACCTTCACCAGCCAGATGGGTGGTGCGGTTGGTGCCATGCATGCATGGGGAAAGGACGGCCCGGCGCTGAACGTGGCGGTCTCGAAGCGGCTCGGTCTTGGTCATCTGCATATCCCCGCCCGCTCTGCCATCGACCATATCAGCGAATATGTGCTGTTGCTGGCCCTGTTCGGCACGTCCATCGGGCGGATTGTCAGTGAATTCTATCTGATGATGGGCGATGAATATGGGGAGGTCATCGAAGACCTTGGTGCCGATGTCATCGGCTCATCAACCATGCCGCACAAGGTGAATTCCAAACTGGCGGTGAAGGTCATCGCCGATGCGGCCCGCCTGCGCAGTTTTGTGCCCACCGCCTTCGAGGCCATGCAGCCAAAGAACGAAAGTGACAGCGCCACCAACCATCTGATGTATGACTGCACCTCCGGCCCGGTTTCACTGGCCTATGACATGCTGACCGATCTGGAGGCCCTGCTGCCGGCGCTGCGTCTGGTGCCGGAAGCCATGCAGAAGAACCTCAACCTGACCGGCGGACTGATCGCCGCCGAAAACGTCATGATGACCCTCGCCCCGAAACTGGGCCGCACGCACGCGCATGATCTGGTGCATCACGCCGCAGCTGTGGCCGTGGCCCAATCCATCCCCTTCATCGACGCCCTGATGTCGGACGCGGAAATCGCCGGCGCCACCGACCGGGCCGGACTGGAAGCCGCACTGGACGCCGGAAACTATACGGGACTGGCAGAACAGTTGACACGGGAAACGGTGAGAAAAGTCAGGCTTATTTAA
- a CDS encoding 3-hydroxybutyryl-CoA dehydrogenase, with protein MTKLQTVGVIGAGAMGNGIAHVCALGGHDVAIVDLSDDILEKAIERIGHNMDRQVAKGLITESERDAGMKRLTTSTSYDIFAETDLVIEAATEDESIKRSIFKNLCPYLKPEAMIATNTSSISITRLAAGTDRPGRFMGMHFMNPVPLMKLVELIRGIATEDETFNAVRKLTDDLGKQVAVSEDFPAFIVNRILLPMINEAVYTLYEGVGSVEAIDTAMRLGANHPMGPLQLADFIGLDVCLAVMHVLHDGLADTKYRPCPLLVKYVEAGWLGRKTNRGFYDYSGDEPVPTR; from the coding sequence ATGACTAAATTACAGACCGTTGGCGTGATCGGTGCCGGTGCCATGGGTAATGGCATCGCGCATGTTTGTGCCCTTGGCGGTCATGATGTCGCAATTGTCGATCTTTCAGACGATATTCTGGAGAAGGCGATTGAGCGGATCGGCCATAATATGGACCGTCAGGTCGCAAAGGGGCTGATTACGGAGAGCGAGCGGGACGCGGGTATGAAGCGTCTCACGACCAGCACCTCCTACGACATTTTTGCCGAGACGGACCTCGTCATTGAAGCGGCAACGGAAGATGAATCGATCAAGCGGTCGATCTTCAAGAACCTCTGCCCCTATCTGAAGCCGGAAGCAATGATCGCGACGAATACCTCGTCGATCTCGATCACCCGGCTGGCGGCAGGGACCGATCGTCCGGGCCGGTTCATGGGTATGCATTTCATGAACCCGGTTCCGCTGATGAAGCTGGTGGAACTGATCCGCGGTATTGCGACGGAAGACGAAACCTTCAATGCGGTGCGCAAGCTGACCGATGACCTCGGCAAGCAGGTTGCCGTTTCTGAAGATTTCCCGGCTTTCATCGTCAATCGTATTCTGCTGCCGATGATCAATGAAGCGGTCTACACGCTTTATGAAGGCGTCGGATCGGTTGAAGCCATTGATACGGCGATGCGTCTGGGGGCCAACCATCCGATGGGTCCGCTGCAACTTGCGGATTTTATTGGTCTGGATGTCTGTCTTGCGGTCATGCATGTGCTGCATGATGGCCTGGCGGATACCAAGTATCGCCCCTGCCCGCTGCTGGTGAAGTATGTCGAAGCCGGCTGGCTTGGCCGCAAGACCAACCGCGGCTTCTACGATTACTCAGGTGACGAGCCGGTTCCGACCCGCTGA
- a CDS encoding twin transmembrane helix small protein → MNSFLPYLVMIGGFATIAVLMFGIFTFTRSGHTDGRRSNKMMQLRVIFQFVTIMLMGLLALLSID, encoded by the coding sequence ATGAACTCTTTCCTTCCTTATCTGGTGATGATTGGCGGGTTTGCCACGATAGCCGTGCTGATGTTCGGTATCTTCACCTTCACCCGTTCCGGCCATACGGATGGCCGGCGGTCCAACAAGATGATGCAGCTTCGCGTCATCTTTCAGTTCGTCACCATCATGCTGATGGGCCTGCTGGCTTTGCTCTCGATCGACTGA